Proteins encoded within one genomic window of uncultured Sphingopyxis sp.:
- a CDS encoding cupin domain-containing protein has protein sequence MKLSISAAAALAALALCAPAAAHESQAETVAPKFDQAITNVPGKSLVVVEVDYAPGAASPSHTHAPSAFIYAYVLAGAIESQVNDEAPRIYTAGESWYEAPGARHRISRNASTTEPAKLLAIFVVDSGDKPLTTPAG, from the coding sequence ATGAAGCTTTCGATTTCAGCCGCCGCCGCGCTCGCGGCCCTGGCGCTTTGCGCCCCGGCGGCCGCGCATGAAAGCCAGGCCGAAACCGTCGCGCCCAAATTCGACCAGGCGATCACGAACGTCCCGGGCAAGTCGCTCGTCGTTGTCGAAGTCGACTATGCGCCCGGCGCCGCTTCGCCCTCGCACACGCATGCCCCGTCCGCCTTCATCTACGCCTATGTCCTTGCCGGCGCGATCGAGTCGCAGGTGAACGACGAAGCGCCCCGCATCTACACGGCCGGCGAGAGCTGGTACGAGGCACCGGGCGCCCGGCATCGGATCAGCCGCAATGCAAGCACGACCGAGCCCGCGAAGCTACTCGCGATCTTCGTCGTCGATTCCGGCGACAAGCCGCTCACCACCCCGGCCGGGTGA
- the egtD gene encoding L-histidine N(alpha)-methyltransferase, protein MAMHADLKLARQDEERVDPAFRAEVLHGLAEPQKAIPARWFYDMKGSELFEEITQLPEYYPSRVETALLETHAGKIAALVGPGRVIVEFGSGSSVKTPLLLRELAASAYVPLDISGEFLRRSSLELAAKFPGLAIVPIEANFMQPVELPGSLPRSVRLGFFPGSTIGNMVPHTAIDLLRSMRDTLGAHSQLLIGIDRHKDVDRLVAAYDDAGGVTANFNLNLLDRINRELGGDVPLERFRHVARWNGEWSRIEMHLEAADDLLFTVSGRTIRMLRGETIHTENSHKYTPDQARLLLQAGGWTPIHLWTDTDEDFMLILAAATEHRSAP, encoded by the coding sequence ATGGCGATGCACGCCGATCTCAAACTGGCCCGACAGGACGAGGAGCGCGTCGACCCCGCGTTTCGGGCCGAGGTGCTGCATGGCCTGGCGGAGCCGCAGAAAGCGATCCCCGCGCGCTGGTTCTACGATATGAAGGGATCCGAGCTTTTCGAAGAAATTACACAGCTTCCCGAATATTATCCCTCGCGCGTCGAAACCGCGCTGCTCGAAACCCACGCCGGCAAGATCGCCGCGCTCGTCGGTCCGGGCCGCGTCATCGTGGAGTTCGGATCGGGAAGCTCGGTCAAGACTCCGCTGTTGCTGCGCGAACTGGCCGCCTCGGCCTATGTGCCGCTCGATATCTCCGGCGAATTCCTGCGGCGATCGAGCCTCGAGCTCGCAGCCAAATTCCCCGGGCTTGCCATCGTTCCGATCGAAGCGAATTTCATGCAGCCGGTGGAGCTGCCGGGCTCGCTGCCGCGGAGCGTGCGGCTCGGGTTTTTCCCCGGCTCGACGATCGGCAACATGGTGCCGCACACGGCGATCGATCTCTTGCGATCGATGCGCGATACGCTCGGCGCGCACTCGCAGCTCCTGATCGGCATCGATCGCCACAAGGACGTCGACCGGCTCGTCGCGGCATATGACGACGCGGGGGGTGTCACCGCGAACTTCAACCTCAACCTTCTCGATCGGATCAATCGCGAACTCGGCGGCGACGTGCCGTTGGAACGATTTCGCCATGTCGCGCGCTGGAATGGAGAATGGTCGCGGATCGAAATGCACCTCGAGGCAGCGGACGATCTCCTGTTCACCGTGTCGGGCCGGACGATCCGGATGCTGAGGGGCGAGACCATTCATACCGAGAACAGCCACAAATATACGCCCGACCAGGCCCGGCTGCTGCTCCAGGCGGGTGGGTGGACGCCGATCCACCTGTGGACCGACACCGACGAGGATTTCATGCTCATCCTCGCCGCGGCAACCGAGCATCGGTCCGCGCCCTGA
- a CDS encoding RraA family protein yields the protein MIDTLGSKLEGLTAAALTDAVGRLCSHRAHILDLVSPTPGRILFGRAATIRYIPYRDDLADEAMPGFAGAFYRAIAEDFEDKVLVLNNPCRADTSIGGGVKFSRLHNHRVAGLLTDARIRDFGELAGYHPVFYCGGEAAQAGTRALMPVAVNVPVELRGTAIFPGDYIYADSAAAVVIPARHIERALDLAHAIDEEDKDFLLAIRNETPDTVRQRGSAEN from the coding sequence ATGATCGATACGCTGGGGTCGAAGCTGGAAGGCTTGACGGCGGCCGCGCTCACCGACGCTGTCGGACGGCTGTGCTCGCACCGGGCCCATATCCTCGATCTCGTCTCCCCGACGCCCGGACGCATCCTGTTCGGGCGCGCTGCGACCATCCGCTACATACCCTATCGCGACGATCTTGCCGACGAGGCGATGCCGGGGTTCGCGGGCGCTTTCTACCGGGCGATCGCCGAAGATTTCGAAGACAAGGTGCTCGTCCTCAACAATCCGTGCCGCGCCGACACGTCGATCGGCGGCGGGGTCAAATTTTCGCGCCTCCACAATCACCGGGTGGCGGGTCTCCTCACCGATGCCAGAATCCGCGATTTCGGTGAACTCGCAGGCTATCATCCGGTATTTTACTGCGGCGGCGAAGCCGCGCAGGCCGGCACGCGCGCCCTGATGCCCGTCGCCGTCAACGTGCCGGTCGAGCTGCGCGGAACCGCGATTTTTCCCGGCGACTATATTTATGCGGATAGCGCCGCGGCGGTCGTTATTCCGGCCCGCCATATCGAACGGGCGCTCGACCTCGCGCACGCGATCGACGAAGAGGACAAGGATTTTCTCCTCGCGATCAGGAACGAGACTCCCGATACGGTCCGGCAGCGGGGCAGCGCCGAAAACTGA
- a CDS encoding MFS transporter, whose amino-acid sequence MSGAPLTLSDGGLALTEPEVVGERRRTMVLAASSLGSCLVFVSGAVVAVALAEIGRDLRLSPLDLQWVINAELLPLAALTLTAGALGDRFGHKLMFLAGIALFGLGAGAIILAPGFGALVAGRFVQGLGEALILPNGLSVLGQAFPADRKARAVGIWSAAGAVASGAGPAIAGAMLDEGSWRSAFLMLLPLVAAALAAGAAWIPGDRRGRGARVDAGGAVLSIVGLGGLGAGLTGLTNGSGSGTWVFAALLAGLSCLAALFLTQRRLGERAMLPPSVFASRSVVGANLFTALLYGAFAVMLTLIPFVMIRGAQLPASLAGLAFLPLQLLITAVSPLAGTLCRRFGRRLPLFAGAAVVASACLLSLGIGSNAAYWEDIFPPILLLALGMSLAIAPLTTLVLTSVDADRAGTAAGINSAVSRAGSLIAIAMLGGVLQQGGPQLFSGFYAAMIGAAIASLLAALAVFIIEPGPHVDFIPRG is encoded by the coding sequence ATGAGCGGCGCGCCTCTCACGCTCAGCGACGGCGGCCTGGCGCTCACCGAACCCGAGGTCGTCGGCGAACGGCGCCGCACCATGGTGCTTGCTGCATCCAGTCTTGGCAGTTGCCTTGTTTTCGTCAGCGGTGCCGTCGTCGCGGTTGCGCTCGCCGAGATCGGACGCGACCTGCGCCTTTCACCGCTCGACCTGCAATGGGTGATCAACGCCGAACTGCTGCCGCTCGCGGCGTTGACCCTGACCGCCGGCGCGCTCGGCGACCGGTTCGGACATAAGCTGATGTTCCTCGCGGGGATCGCGCTTTTCGGCCTGGGGGCGGGAGCGATTATTCTCGCGCCGGGCTTCGGAGCGCTCGTCGCCGGCCGGTTCGTGCAGGGGCTGGGCGAAGCCCTGATCCTTCCGAACGGCCTTTCGGTTCTGGGACAGGCCTTTCCGGCCGACAGGAAGGCCCGCGCCGTCGGCATCTGGTCTGCCGCCGGCGCGGTTGCCAGCGGCGCGGGCCCCGCCATCGCAGGCGCGATGCTCGATGAAGGGTCCTGGCGCTCGGCCTTCCTTATGCTCCTTCCCCTGGTTGCCGCAGCCCTCGCCGCGGGGGCAGCCTGGATACCAGGCGATCGGCGAGGTCGCGGCGCCCGGGTCGATGCCGGCGGAGCAGTGCTTTCGATCGTCGGACTCGGCGGGCTCGGCGCGGGGCTGACGGGCCTGACCAACGGCTCCGGTTCCGGCACCTGGGTGTTCGCCGCCCTGCTCGCGGGCCTGAGCTGCCTCGCAGCCCTTTTCCTCACTCAAAGGCGTCTTGGCGAAAGGGCCATGCTGCCTCCCTCGGTCTTCGCCTCGCGGTCGGTTGTCGGCGCCAACCTCTTCACCGCGCTCCTCTATGGCGCGTTCGCGGTCATGCTCACCCTGATCCCGTTCGTGATGATCCGCGGAGCGCAGCTGCCGGCCTCGTTGGCGGGTCTCGCATTCCTCCCCCTTCAGCTGCTCATCACCGCCGTTTCTCCCCTCGCGGGAACGCTCTGTCGCCGCTTCGGCCGGCGTTTGCCGCTCTTCGCGGGCGCCGCCGTCGTAGCATCGGCGTGCCTCCTGTCGCTCGGCATCGGTTCGAACGCCGCCTATTGGGAGGACATTTTTCCCCCGATCCTGTTGCTGGCGCTCGGAATGAGTCTCGCGATCGCGCCGCTGACAACGCTTGTTCTCACCTCCGTCGATGCCGATCGTGCCGGCACCGCGGCGGGGATCAACAGTGCGGTCTCGCGCGCCGGGTCACTCATCGCGATCGCGATGCTTGGCGGCGTGCTCCAGCAGGGCGGTCCGCAACTGTTTTCCGGCTTCTACGCCGCGATGATCGGCGCGGCGATCGCCAGCCTCCTCGCGGCGCTCGCGGTCTTCATCATCGAACCGGGGCCGCATGTCGATTTCATCCCGCGAGGCTGA
- a CDS encoding carboxymuconolactone decarboxylase family protein → MPRRIDYNQVAPLGAKALGGVYGYVAQCGLPPDLVDLVYLRVSQINNCAYCLDMHTRDLIKKGVDVGKIALVQAWREGGSLFSRTERAALAWAESVTRVAETGVPGSAYEAAREVFDEKQLVDLTIAIGLMNAYNRMAISFRNTPLAVFENDRDGDSETSSAS, encoded by the coding sequence GTGCCCAGGAGAATCGACTATAATCAGGTCGCCCCGCTCGGCGCCAAGGCACTCGGCGGCGTTTACGGCTATGTGGCGCAGTGCGGTCTGCCTCCCGACCTCGTCGACCTCGTCTATCTCAGGGTCTCGCAGATCAACAATTGCGCTTACTGCCTCGACATGCACACCCGCGATCTCATAAAAAAGGGAGTGGATGTCGGCAAGATCGCGCTTGTCCAGGCGTGGCGGGAAGGCGGCTCGCTGTTCAGCAGGACCGAGCGCGCCGCGCTCGCCTGGGCCGAGAGCGTCACACGCGTCGCCGAGACGGGCGTGCCGGGCAGCGCCTATGAAGCCGCGCGCGAGGTCTTCGACGAAAAGCAGCTCGTCGACCTCACGATCGCGATCGGCCTGATGAACGCCTATAATCGAATGGCGATCAGCTTCCGGAACACGCCGCTGGCCGTCTTCGAGAACGACCGGGACGGGGACAGCGAGACATCCTCGGCGAGCTGA
- a CDS encoding AraC family transcriptional regulator: MAASSSTLDALLGALSVEIEAFAVCEIGDDVRLIIPPVDMIEVHHILEGTLHLTIDGNETVEAGPGSMLIVPPGRLQHLATSSDAARDKATFDVCVPARDGLLVVDATEGKAPTLRVACGAVTPDRTGSYGPLASLTRPVVENLADFPVVRAAFAALLEEVSSPTEGTQALTSALMKACLVVLLRRHVETSRIAGTAPALFHDARIGRAIAAILDHPAADHCVTGLAKEAGMSRSAFAREFKVALDLTPMEFVARVRLNLAHRLLVSTGISVEGIAAAVGFSSRSHFSRLFREHYGIDPSGLRRSSKEKT, from the coding sequence ATGGCAGCATCATCGTCGACGCTCGATGCGCTCCTTGGAGCCCTTTCGGTCGAGATCGAAGCGTTCGCGGTCTGCGAGATCGGCGATGATGTCCGACTGATTATCCCGCCGGTCGACATGATCGAGGTGCATCACATTCTCGAAGGGACGCTGCATCTGACGATCGACGGAAATGAGACGGTCGAGGCCGGCCCGGGCTCGATGTTGATCGTGCCGCCCGGGCGATTGCAGCATCTTGCCACCTCGAGCGACGCGGCGCGCGACAAGGCAACCTTCGATGTCTGCGTGCCCGCGCGCGACGGCCTGCTCGTGGTCGACGCGACCGAGGGCAAGGCGCCGACCCTACGCGTCGCGTGCGGCGCCGTGACGCCCGACCGGACCGGCTCCTATGGGCCGCTGGCAAGCCTGACGCGGCCGGTCGTCGAAAATCTCGCCGACTTTCCGGTGGTGCGCGCAGCATTCGCGGCCTTGCTCGAGGAAGTCTCTTCCCCGACCGAAGGGACCCAGGCGCTGACGAGCGCGCTGATGAAAGCCTGCCTCGTCGTCCTCTTGCGCCGACATGTCGAAACGAGCCGCATCGCGGGAACCGCGCCCGCGCTCTTTCACGACGCGCGCATCGGCCGGGCGATCGCCGCCATTCTCGACCATCCCGCCGCCGACCATTGCGTGACCGGCCTCGCCAAAGAGGCGGGGATGAGCCGCTCGGCTTTCGCGCGCGAGTTCAAGGTCGCGCTCGACCTGACGCCGATGGAGTTCGTCGCCCGCGTCCGCTTGAACCTCGCGCACCGCCTGCTCGTGTCGACGGGCATCAGCGTCGAAGGCATCGCCGCCGCGGTGGGCTTCAGCAGCCGCAGCCATTTCAGCCGCCTGTTTCGCGAACATTACGGAATCGACCCCTCCGGTCTCCGGCGCAGCAGCAAGGAAAAGACCTAG
- a CDS encoding DUF427 domain-containing protein produces MVQARWNGATIADSDATIVIEGNHYFPPDSIDRDFLQESAHTTVCPWKGTAHYYTLSVDGALNPDAAWTYPDPKPEAERIRNYLAFWKGVDVG; encoded by the coding sequence ATGGTGCAGGCACGATGGAATGGCGCAACGATCGCCGACAGCGACGCGACGATCGTGATCGAGGGGAATCATTATTTCCCGCCCGATTCGATCGACCGCGATTTCCTCCAGGAATCGGCGCACACGACGGTCTGCCCCTGGAAGGGAACCGCGCATTATTACACGCTGAGCGTGGACGGCGCGCTCAACCCGGACGCGGCCTGGACATATCCCGATCCGAAGCCCGAGGCCGAACGCATCCGCAATTATCTCGCCTTCTGGAAGGGCGTCGACGTCGGATAA
- a CDS encoding PLP-dependent aminotransferase family protein: MIEASRAAGTRVARRPRTARKAEPLADPGSFISLYQEMTQGPALFQMGVPATETFPATLFARLRAHAIRAEASAAPLYPDPRGEIELRREIAGYLAVARGIHCSPSQVIITGGYSAGLGLTLSVLRLAGETAWIEEPGFPWSRKGLKLAGLSLAPIAVDGEGIDVGQGICHHPGAKLALVTPGQQAPLGATLSLERRLRLLEWASERESWIIEDDYLSDLQLSGRAAPALAALDRGGRVLHIGSFSKTLSPTLRLGFVVAPPELAGRFADVAACLAPPPGPAVQLATAGFMREGHYLRHLRRTKRAYAAKREALLENLRACASTGAMATPGLAVLLELPKGVSDVAVAREALAFGMSPSPLSAWYASADEARSGLLLGVATAPTRNMARACVRLFDIIRRFVDLPGR; the protein is encoded by the coding sequence TTGATCGAGGCATCGCGCGCCGCCGGCACGCGCGTCGCCCGGCGCCCCCGGACCGCGCGCAAGGCCGAACCGCTGGCCGATCCCGGCTCGTTCATCAGCCTCTATCAGGAAATGACACAGGGGCCCGCGCTGTTCCAGATGGGGGTTCCGGCCACCGAAACATTTCCTGCCACCTTGTTCGCGCGCCTTCGCGCGCATGCGATCCGCGCGGAGGCGAGCGCCGCCCCGCTTTATCCCGACCCGCGCGGCGAAATCGAACTGCGGCGCGAGATCGCGGGCTATCTTGCCGTCGCGCGCGGCATTCACTGTTCACCGTCGCAGGTCATCATCACCGGAGGATATAGCGCAGGGCTTGGCCTGACCTTGAGCGTCCTTCGCCTGGCCGGCGAGACGGCGTGGATCGAGGAGCCGGGCTTCCCATGGTCGCGAAAGGGGCTCAAGCTTGCAGGGCTGTCGCTCGCGCCGATCGCGGTCGATGGCGAGGGCATCGATGTCGGGCAGGGCATATGTCACCATCCCGGCGCGAAGCTTGCTCTCGTCACCCCGGGGCAACAGGCCCCGCTCGGCGCGACCCTCTCGCTCGAACGGCGCCTTCGGCTGCTCGAATGGGCAAGCGAGCGCGAAAGCTGGATCATCGAAGACGATTATCTGAGCGATCTGCAGTTGTCGGGCCGCGCCGCACCGGCGCTCGCCGCGCTCGACCGCGGTGGGCGCGTCCTCCACATCGGTTCGTTCAGCAAGACGCTCAGTCCCACGCTTCGGCTAGGCTTCGTCGTCGCGCCTCCCGAGCTCGCCGGCCGGTTTGCCGATGTGGCGGCTTGTCTCGCGCCGCCTCCGGGGCCCGCCGTTCAGCTCGCGACCGCCGGGTTCATGCGCGAGGGGCATTATCTACGCCATCTCCGCAGGACGAAGCGCGCCTATGCCGCGAAGCGCGAAGCCTTGCTGGAAAACCTTCGGGCCTGCGCGAGCACCGGGGCGATGGCAACGCCTGGTCTCGCCGTGCTGCTCGAACTGCCCAAAGGGGTATCCGATGTCGCAGTGGCGCGCGAAGCTTTGGCATTTGGCATGTCGCCATCTCCGCTATCGGCATGGTATGCGTCGGCCGACGAGGCCCGCAGCGGTCTCCTGCTCGGTGTCGCGACCGCGCCGACGCGAAACATGGCCCGCGCCTGTGTCCGGCTCTTCGATATCATCCGCCGGTTCGTCGATCTGCCCGGACGCTGA
- the gnd gene encoding phosphogluconate dehydrogenase (NAD(+)-dependent, decarboxylating), with protein sequence MKIGIIGLGRMGSNIARRLIRHGHDAVVYNRTSQAIDDLVREGAIGATGLADMRAKLDKPATFWVMLPAGQPTEDMIAALADIVQEGDIVIDGGNSRYKDDARRAEAFAEKGVRYLDVGVSGGVWGLERGYCMMIGGDKSAVDHLDPIFDALAPGLGTIPRTPDRREAQDPRAEKGYIHVGAAGSGHFVKMVHNGIEYGLMQAYAEGFDILKSRSSDRLPAAERFDINLTDVAEVWRRGSVISSWLLDLSAAALARDQMLEQFSGHVSDSGEGHWTIEAAMEEAVPVHVLSAALFARYRSRVEHTFGDKLLSAMRFGFGGHVEMPQ encoded by the coding sequence ATGAAGATCGGCATCATCGGCCTTGGCCGCATGGGAAGCAATATAGCGCGGCGGCTTATTCGGCACGGGCATGACGCGGTCGTCTATAACCGGACTTCGCAGGCCATCGACGACCTTGTCCGCGAAGGCGCGATCGGTGCGACCGGACTGGCCGACATGCGCGCGAAGCTCGACAAGCCCGCGACCTTCTGGGTGATGCTGCCCGCGGGGCAACCGACCGAGGACATGATCGCGGCGCTGGCCGATATCGTGCAGGAGGGCGATATCGTCATCGATGGCGGCAACAGCCGTTACAAGGACGACGCGCGCCGCGCCGAGGCGTTTGCGGAAAAAGGTGTCCGCTATCTCGACGTCGGCGTGTCCGGCGGCGTGTGGGGGCTCGAGCGAGGCTATTGCATGATGATCGGCGGCGACAAATCGGCGGTCGATCATCTCGATCCGATCTTCGACGCGCTCGCGCCGGGGCTCGGCACGATCCCCCGCACCCCCGACCGCAGGGAAGCGCAGGATCCGCGCGCCGAAAAGGGTTATATCCATGTCGGCGCCGCGGGTTCGGGACATTTTGTGAAGATGGTCCACAACGGCATCGAATATGGGCTGATGCAGGCTTATGCCGAGGGCTTCGACATACTCAAGAGCCGGTCGTCGGACAGACTCCCCGCGGCCGAGCGTTTCGACATCAACCTCACCGATGTCGCCGAGGTGTGGCGGCGGGGCAGTGTGATATCGTCGTGGCTGCTCGATCTTTCGGCGGCAGCGCTCGCCCGCGACCAGATGCTCGAACAATTCTCCGGTCATGTTTCCGATTCGGGCGAAGGACATTGGACGATCGAGGCGGCGATGGAAGAAGCGGTGCCGGTCCATGTGCTCTCCGCGGCGCTGTTCGCACGCTATCGCAGCCGGGTCGAACACACTTTCGGCGACAAATTGCTGTCCGCGATGCGGTTCGGTTTCGGCGGTCATGTCGAAATGCCGCAATAG
- a CDS encoding NADP-dependent oxidoreductase, with amino-acid sequence MKAIVVKDEAAGTAGMTLVERPAPEPSINDVVVQVHAAGFVNTELGWPSTWTDRLGRDRTPSIPGHEMAGVVTALGYGTTGLSVGQRVFGLTDWSRDGTLAEYVAVEARNLAPLPGDVDFATAASLPISGLTAWQGLVVHGRVRAGQRVIAHGAAGAVGSMVTQLAREFGAYVIGTGRAADRDAALDFGANEFVDLDSEPLENVGEVDLVFDLIGGDIGKRSARRVRAGGTLVSIVGPVEERPADGLAIDFVVESDRAQLSEIIARIRDGRLRTNIGTVASLDDAVAAFNPTGRHRGKTIIRVRP; translated from the coding sequence ATGAAGGCGATAGTGGTAAAGGACGAGGCTGCCGGAACGGCGGGGATGACGCTTGTCGAGCGACCCGCGCCCGAGCCCTCGATCAACGACGTCGTGGTTCAGGTTCATGCGGCGGGATTCGTCAACACCGAACTCGGTTGGCCGTCGACCTGGACCGATCGCCTCGGGCGCGATCGAACGCCGTCGATTCCCGGCCACGAGATGGCCGGCGTCGTCACCGCCCTCGGCTACGGCACGACGGGGCTGTCGGTCGGGCAGCGGGTGTTCGGTCTCACTGACTGGTCGCGCGACGGCACGCTCGCGGAATATGTCGCCGTCGAGGCGCGCAACCTCGCACCGCTTCCCGGCGACGTCGACTTTGCGACCGCCGCGAGCCTTCCGATCTCGGGTCTCACCGCGTGGCAGGGGCTGGTCGTCCACGGCCGTGTCCGCGCCGGACAGCGGGTGATTGCGCATGGCGCCGCCGGCGCGGTCGGATCGATGGTGACGCAACTCGCGCGCGAGTTCGGCGCCTATGTGATCGGCACGGGGCGCGCCGCCGACCGAGACGCGGCGCTCGATTTCGGTGCGAACGAGTTTGTCGATCTCGACAGCGAGCCGCTCGAGAATGTCGGCGAGGTCGATCTGGTTTTCGACCTCATCGGCGGCGACATCGGAAAGCGGTCCGCGCGGCGTGTCCGGGCGGGCGGGACGCTGGTCTCCATCGTCGGACCGGTTGAAGAGCGGCCGGCGGACGGCCTCGCGATCGACTTTGTCGTCGAGTCCGACCGCGCCCAGCTAAGCGAGATCATCGCGCGTATCCGCGACGGACGGCTGCGAACGAATATCGGGACCGTCGCAAGCCTCGACGACGCCGTTGCAGCCTTCAATCCGACCGGGCGGCACCGGGGCAAAACGATCATCCGCGTTCGGCCGTAA
- the egtB gene encoding ergothioneine biosynthesis protein EgtB has protein sequence MGLAAGAKPVTGASPREDDARARYANVRALSVDLVAPLSEADATVQSMPDASPAKWHLAHMSWFFETFILRDHVPGYRPFDARWAFLFNSYYQAEGSFHRRDRRGMLTRPTLAEVLAYRAHVDAAIVAAMPLIAERCPDLLELGLHHEQQHQELLLTDLKHLFFQNPLGPAVWPCAPFGKARPYGSDIAWHAGRTGPVEIGVANDGFAFDCEGPAHRHYLAPHALADRPITNAEWCSFIADNGYRTASLWLADGWSWIEREAIAAPLYWRRTADGWENFTLAGWHPVDPSEPVTHISLYEADAFAAWAGARLPTEQEWESAARTHNPYLGIQLDRAGTVRPLFVPGADGLSSLFGNVWEWTGSAYRPHPGYRAPAGAVGEYNGKFMSGQFVLKGGSCATPRGHVRASYRNFFYPHQRWQFTGLRLAKDL, from the coding sequence ATGGGCCTTGCAGCCGGCGCGAAACCTGTGACGGGCGCGAGCCCCCGCGAAGACGACGCGCGCGCCCGCTATGCGAACGTGCGGGCGCTCAGCGTCGACCTCGTCGCGCCGCTTTCGGAGGCCGACGCGACGGTCCAGTCGATGCCCGACGCCTCGCCCGCAAAATGGCATCTTGCCCATATGAGCTGGTTTTTCGAAACCTTCATCCTTCGCGATCATGTGCCCGGATATCGGCCGTTCGACGCACGCTGGGCCTTCCTCTTCAACAGCTATTATCAGGCCGAAGGCAGCTTTCATCGCCGGGACCGGCGCGGGATGCTTACCCGGCCCACGCTCGCCGAGGTGCTGGCGTACCGTGCGCATGTCGACGCGGCGATCGTCGCGGCGATGCCGCTGATCGCCGAACGCTGTCCCGATCTCCTCGAACTCGGTCTCCATCACGAGCAGCAGCACCAGGAGTTGCTCCTCACCGATCTCAAGCATCTCTTCTTTCAAAATCCGCTCGGGCCTGCGGTCTGGCCGTGCGCGCCGTTCGGAAAGGCGCGCCCCTATGGCTCGGACATCGCCTGGCACGCCGGCCGAACCGGTCCGGTCGAGATCGGCGTCGCGAACGATGGCTTCGCCTTCGATTGCGAAGGGCCGGCGCACCGGCACTATCTCGCGCCCCATGCGCTTGCCGACCGGCCGATCACCAATGCCGAGTGGTGCAGTTTCATTGCCGACAACGGCTATCGAACCGCTTCGCTGTGGCTTGCCGACGGCTGGTCATGGATCGAGCGCGAGGCAATCGCCGCGCCGCTATATTGGCGGCGTACCGCGGATGGCTGGGAGAATTTCACGCTCGCCGGCTGGCATCCGGTCGATCCGTCCGAGCCCGTCACGCATATCAGCCTCTATGAAGCCGATGCGTTCGCGGCCTGGGCGGGAGCCAGATTGCCGACCGAGCAGGAATGGGAATCGGCCGCCCGGACCCATAATCCCTATCTCGGAATCCAGCTCGACCGCGCCGGCACTGTCCGTCCGCTGTTCGTGCCCGGCGCGGACGGCCTGTCGTCGCTGTTCGGCAATGTCTGGGAATGGACCGGGTCGGCCTACCGTCCCCATCCGGGCTACCGGGCGCCGGCGGGCGCGGTCGGCGAATATAACGGCAAGTTCATGAGCGGGCAGTTCGTCCTCAAGGGCGGGAGCTGCGCCACGCCGCGCGGCCATGTCCGCGCGTCCTACCGCAACTTTTTCTATCCCCATCAGCGCTGGCAGTTCACCGGACTGCGGTTGGCAAAGGATCTTTGA
- a CDS encoding winged helix-turn-helix domain-containing protein — protein sequence MYHGAMSVPLELTLDRTAGLSLADQIRSGVATAIETGVLEPGARLPSWQDLAAQLGVSRGTVRVAYEKLAAAQLIEAGTPGATLRPPS from the coding sequence ATGTACCACGGCGCCATGAGCGTGCCGCTGGAACTGACCCTCGACCGAACCGCAGGACTGTCGCTGGCCGACCAGATTCGAAGCGGGGTGGCGACCGCCATCGAAACGGGGGTGCTGGAGCCCGGCGCGCGCCTCCCGTCGTGGCAGGACCTCGCTGCGCAGCTCGGCGTCTCGCGCGGCACGGTGCGGGTCGCTTATGAAAAGCTCGCAGCCGCCCAGTTGATCGAGGCGGGTACGCCGGGCGCGACTTTGCGGCCGCCCAGTTGA